One segment of Cohaesibacter intestini DNA contains the following:
- a CDS encoding DUF4198 domain-containing protein, which produces MKSLLSGVAIAAIAMTSQANAHFQLLYTPHVMLDKAQEIPLKLMFGHPMENGHAMDMGKPVAFDVYFKGKKKDLLPTLKPIMWTGAHNEAHAFETSYKVKRNGDYIFALTPAPYYEGSEDIYIQQITKSYVNKAMPTDWNEPLGLPTEIVPLNKPYQNFVGGTFTGQLLSGGKPAAGVECEIEYINPAIDVEKNAFSKDASGPVPDSAMVAVTDPSGLFTFGLPRAGTWGFACLGAGPVTEHEGKALSQDAVLWIDVKPFQ; this is translated from the coding sequence ATGAAATCCCTCCTTTCCGGCGTGGCCATTGCTGCCATTGCCATGACATCTCAGGCGAACGCCCATTTTCAGTTGCTCTATACACCGCACGTGATGCTGGACAAGGCGCAGGAGATTCCGCTCAAACTGATGTTTGGCCATCCGATGGAAAATGGCCATGCGATGGATATGGGCAAGCCAGTCGCCTTTGATGTCTATTTCAAGGGCAAGAAGAAAGATCTTCTTCCCACCCTCAAGCCGATCATGTGGACGGGCGCCCACAACGAAGCGCACGCCTTCGAGACGAGCTACAAAGTCAAGCGCAATGGAGACTATATCTTTGCCCTGACCCCTGCCCCCTATTATGAAGGCAGCGAAGACATCTATATCCAGCAGATCACCAAAAGCTACGTCAACAAGGCGATGCCAACCGATTGGAATGAGCCGCTTGGCCTGCCAACCGAAATCGTTCCGCTCAACAAACCCTATCAGAATTTTGTTGGCGGCACCTTCACCGGTCAATTGCTGTCCGGAGGCAAGCCGGCGGCGGGCGTTGAATGCGAGATCGAATATATCAATCCGGCCATTGATGTGGAGAAGAACGCCTTTTCCAAGGACGCCTCAGGCCCGGTCCCTGACAGTGCGATGGTTGCGGTTACCGATCCCAGCGGCCTGTTTACCTTCGGCTTGCCGCGCGCTGGCACCTGGGGCTTTGCCTGTCTGGGCGCCGGTCCGGTGACCGAGCATGAGGGTAAAGCGCTGTCGCAGGACGCCGTGCTCTGGATCGATGTCAAACCCTTCCAGTAG
- a CDS encoding nucleoside/nucleotide kinase family protein, whose protein sequence is MKLDQFEALLSRVDALMDGRQGRKFVAIAGAPGSGKSTAADALYEALAALHPGKVAVLPMDGFHYDDAVLHEMGRRPWKGAPDTFDVGGLRSVLQRLKDPSETRVAVPVFDRQLEISRGSARIIASDVELILVEGNYLLLKDEPWRQLHPYFDMTILIDVPEEELRRRLRRRWVRYGLNEEEILHKLDGNDLPNGRAVIERSIEADIAYRSNR, encoded by the coding sequence ATGAAACTGGATCAATTTGAAGCGCTGCTGTCCCGTGTCGACGCCTTGATGGATGGTCGACAGGGGCGGAAATTTGTTGCCATTGCCGGCGCTCCCGGCTCTGGCAAGAGCACCGCTGCCGATGCTTTGTATGAAGCGTTGGCAGCGCTGCATCCGGGCAAGGTGGCCGTCCTGCCAATGGACGGCTTCCATTATGATGACGCGGTTCTGCACGAAATGGGCAGGCGGCCATGGAAAGGCGCGCCGGATACCTTCGATGTCGGCGGTCTTCGCTCGGTGCTTCAACGCTTGAAAGATCCCTCCGAGACCCGCGTTGCGGTCCCGGTCTTTGACCGGCAATTGGAAATCTCCCGTGGCAGCGCCCGGATTATCGCGTCTGATGTGGAGCTCATTCTGGTGGAGGGCAATTATCTGCTGCTCAAGGATGAGCCATGGCGGCAACTGCATCCCTATTTCGACATGACGATCTTGATCGATGTGCCGGAAGAAGAGCTGCGTCGCCGGTTGCGCCGCCGCTGGGTGCGGTATGGCCTCAATGAGGAAGAAATCCTGCACAAGCTGGATGGCAATGACCTACCCAATGGCCGTGCCGTGATTGAGCGCAGCATAGAGGCGGACATTGCCTACCGCTCGAACCGCTGA
- a CDS encoding sugar phosphate isomerase/epimerase family protein has product MEGFGVHTSMWTMNWDREGAERAVAGAKQYGVDFIEIPMLRPHDVDTDHTRNLIEKNALRAVCSLGLPEECWASVAPDKAIDYLKLAVDKTKALGGEALSGVIYGGIGQRTGVPPVQAEYDNIARVMTEIAAYAKKLDLQLGIEPVNRYENHLINTGWQARDMIERIGADNIFIHLDTYHMNIEEKGAGNGILDARDYIKYIHLSESDRGTPGEGTCDWDEIFATLRAINFKGGLAMESFINMPPEVAYGLSVWRPVANNHDEVMSKGLSFLRNKSEQYHLI; this is encoded by the coding sequence ATGGAAGGCTTTGGCGTTCATACAAGCATGTGGACCATGAACTGGGACCGCGAAGGTGCCGAGCGTGCGGTGGCCGGTGCCAAGCAATATGGTGTCGATTTCATCGAAATTCCCATGCTCAGACCCCACGATGTAGATACAGACCATACCCGCAACCTGATCGAGAAGAACGCGCTGCGCGCCGTTTGTTCCCTCGGTCTGCCAGAAGAATGCTGGGCATCCGTCGCACCGGACAAGGCAATCGACTATCTCAAGCTGGCTGTTGACAAGACCAAGGCCCTCGGTGGAGAGGCCCTCAGCGGTGTCATCTATGGCGGCATTGGCCAACGCACCGGTGTGCCGCCCGTGCAGGCGGAATATGACAATATCGCCCGCGTGATGACTGAAATCGCCGCCTACGCCAAGAAGCTGGACCTGCAGCTTGGTATCGAGCCGGTCAACCGCTATGAGAATCATCTGATCAACACCGGTTGGCAGGCCCGCGACATGATCGAGCGGATCGGCGCGGACAATATCTTCATTCATCTCGATACCTATCACATGAATATCGAGGAGAAGGGGGCAGGCAACGGCATTCTCGACGCCCGCGATTATATCAAATATATTCATCTGAGCGAAAGCGACCGGGGGACCCCGGGCGAGGGAACCTGCGACTGGGATGAAATCTTTGCTACCTTGCGCGCCATCAACTTCAAGGGCGGGCTGGCAATGGAAAGCTTCATCAACATGCCGCCGGAAGTCGCCTATGGTTTGTCGGTCTGGCGGCCTGTTGCCAACAACCACGACGAGGTCATGTCCAAGGGCCTGTCTTTCCTGCGCAACAAGTCCGAGCAATATCATCTGATTTGA
- a CDS encoding ABC transporter permease — protein MSKQPSKRTSVFGSDTSGLLVLLVVIAGAFSLAAPQFLTVPSLSSMGYQLPLLGFLTLAMLGPVLSGGLNLAIIYTANISGLTLAWVLLQFGGPDPGIEAFIIGVIAAIAVGMLAGAAIGAIVAYVGAHPILVSLAMMVFLRGLGEFLTRGGDISGFPDYMRVIGHGSVMGIPVPFILFLLVAVGWHILLKRTRHGFSVYMTGSNIQAAEYAGLHTKRTLVLIYAFSGLLCAIAGILMAARFNSVRVGHGEALLLITVLACFLGGVDPFGGHGRVVPVVISLFILQILSSGLNLVGANQHLATAVWGLFLIAVMMLRSHHIKILISYLRKE, from the coding sequence ATGAGCAAGCAACCTTCAAAACGAACGTCGGTCTTCGGCTCGGACACCTCCGGCCTGCTGGTGCTACTGGTTGTCATCGCAGGGGCCTTCAGTCTGGCCGCTCCGCAATTTCTGACCGTCCCCAGCCTGTCCTCGATGGGCTATCAGCTGCCTTTGCTTGGCTTTTTGACGCTTGCCATGCTCGGGCCAGTCCTGTCCGGCGGCCTCAATCTGGCGATCATTTACACCGCCAACATTTCCGGCCTGACACTGGCTTGGGTCTTGCTGCAATTTGGTGGCCCGGACCCTGGTATCGAGGCGTTCATCATTGGCGTCATCGCAGCCATTGCAGTGGGCATGCTGGCCGGTGCCGCCATCGGAGCCATCGTCGCCTATGTCGGAGCGCACCCGATTCTGGTGTCGCTGGCCATGATGGTGTTCCTCAGAGGCTTGGGAGAGTTCCTGACTCGCGGCGGCGACATTTCCGGCTTCCCCGACTATATGCGGGTGATTGGTCATGGCAGCGTGATGGGCATTCCAGTGCCGTTCATCCTGTTCCTGCTGGTAGCGGTGGGCTGGCATATCCTGCTCAAGCGCACCCGTCACGGCTTCTCGGTCTATATGACCGGCTCCAACATCCAGGCCGCCGAATATGCGGGTCTTCATACCAAGCGGACCCTGGTGCTGATCTATGCTTTCTCGGGTCTGCTCTGCGCCATCGCTGGCATTCTGATGGCGGCGCGCTTCAACTCGGTGCGCGTTGGCCACGGCGAAGCCTTGTTGCTGATCACGGTTCTGGCCTGCTTCCTTGGCGGTGTTGATCCGTTCGGTGGGCATGGTCGGGTGGTGCCGGTGGTCATCTCGCTCTTCATTCTGCAAATCCTGTCCTCGGGCCTCAATCTGGTTGGTGCCAACCAGCATCTCGCCACCGCCGTGTGGGGGTTGTTCCTGATTGCGGTGATGATGCTCAGGTCTCATCACATCAAGATTTTAATCAGCTATTTAAGAAAGGAATGA
- a CDS encoding ABC transporter permease, with product MHSFLRDNKIEVRMAVVLLAICLALSLLTDSFFTLVNLTSLLNNNAINLIWAVGLLVVLIAGGIDISFAVASSVVQYVGVQILFSLDGGNWVLGLTICAIIGIGLGLINMILIHTFRVVTIVITIATYNAFFGLLMFFTRGRSIYDLPDWLTDRIFIFEHELADGSWAELNLSVGVMIVCVIATWILIRRTNLGRQLYAFGDNPEGARRAGVNVAAMQALAFGWMGMMAGIAGLMQVNIVQEVVPNALFGRELDVLAAVVLGGARLGGGKGSILGCVIGVMFVAVTQNGLNLLGVSPFAFQMIIGAAILVAISTSNLNFSDLFKFRREAAK from the coding sequence ATGCATAGCTTCCTGCGTGACAACAAGATCGAAGTCCGCATGGCCGTGGTGCTTCTCGCCATCTGCCTTGCCCTGTCCCTTCTGACAGACAGCTTCTTCACTCTGGTCAATCTGACCTCACTTCTCAACAACAATGCGATTAACCTGATCTGGGCGGTCGGCCTGCTTGTGGTGCTGATAGCAGGCGGCATCGACATTTCCTTCGCCGTGGCTTCCTCGGTGGTGCAATATGTTGGCGTCCAGATCCTTTTCTCCCTTGATGGTGGCAATTGGGTCCTCGGGCTCACCATTTGTGCCATCATTGGCATCGGCCTTGGCCTGATCAACATGATCCTGATCCACACATTCCGGGTCGTCACCATTGTCATCACCATCGCCACCTACAATGCCTTTTTCGGTCTGTTGATGTTCTTCACCCGTGGTCGCAGCATCTATGACCTGCCCGATTGGCTAACCGATCGCATCTTCATCTTCGAGCATGAACTTGCCGATGGGTCATGGGCCGAGCTCAATCTCTCGGTCGGGGTGATGATCGTTTGTGTCATTGCCACATGGATCCTCATCCGCCGCACCAATCTTGGTCGCCAGCTCTATGCCTTTGGTGACAATCCCGAAGGGGCGCGACGGGCCGGGGTCAATGTGGCCGCCATGCAGGCGCTGGCCTTTGGCTGGATGGGCATGATGGCGGGCATTGCTGGTCTCATGCAGGTCAATATCGTGCAGGAAGTGGTCCCCAATGCCCTGTTTGGCCGTGAGCTTGATGTCTTGGCCGCGGTTGTTCTGGGCGGTGCCCGCCTTGGCGGCGGCAAAGGCTCGATCCTTGGCTGTGTCATTGGCGTGATGTTTGTTGCCGTCACCCAGAATGGTCTCAACCTGCTCGGCGTTTCGCCTTTCGCGTTCCAGATGATCATCGGTGCTGCCATTCTTGTGGCGATTTCAACGTCGAACCTCAATTTCTCCGATCTCTTCAAATTCAGAAGGGAGGCTGCAAAATGA
- a CDS encoding sugar ABC transporter ATP-binding protein: MTNGNREQFALRLKGISKAFGGLQALDNVDFEVLAGEVHCLAGENGCGKSTLIKVITGVYQPEQADQMELFGEQLNSISPTQARAKGVSVIWQDLALFPHMSVQENIAFDDLVGLRPRGVHRAHMRARAKAVLERLGVALDMDMALEELPIAQRQIVAIARALMNDAKLIFMDEPTASLTKSETDALLAIVRKLSSDGVAVVFVSHRLAEVIDIASRVTVLRDGKLVGVYSTDTMTQAKLGELMTGQTIEHSVDARTLTDAEPVLEVSHLSRIGEFEDVSLTIRAGEVVGLTGLIGAGRTELAHVLMGMTRSDSGSMALDGQTYQPSSIRDAIRMGMAYVSEDRLTLGLLQKQSIADNTVISVLQKLLMKVPLISMTKKEQLVSSWIKDLGVKIGHQDDPISSLSGGNQQKVVLAKWLATDPRLLILDSPTVGVDVGARAGIFRIVRRLAENGLAILLISDEVTEVMFHSDRILHMADGRIVDAYNPHDITVPQLEERIYA, encoded by the coding sequence ATGACGAATGGCAATCGCGAGCAATTCGCGCTGCGTCTGAAGGGCATCTCCAAGGCATTTGGTGGCTTGCAAGCACTCGACAATGTGGATTTCGAAGTTCTGGCCGGCGAGGTCCATTGTCTCGCCGGAGAAAATGGCTGCGGCAAATCTACACTTATCAAGGTCATCACCGGTGTCTATCAGCCCGAACAGGCAGACCAAATGGAGTTGTTCGGCGAACAGCTCAACTCCATTTCACCCACTCAGGCCCGCGCCAAAGGCGTGTCGGTCATCTGGCAGGATCTGGCGCTCTTCCCGCATATGAGCGTTCAGGAAAATATCGCCTTTGACGATCTGGTTGGCTTGCGACCGCGTGGCGTTCATCGTGCTCACATGCGGGCACGCGCAAAGGCAGTCCTTGAACGCCTCGGCGTAGCCCTCGACATGGATATGGCGCTGGAAGAATTACCCATCGCCCAGCGGCAGATCGTGGCCATCGCCCGCGCCCTGATGAATGACGCCAAACTGATCTTCATGGATGAGCCAACGGCCTCCCTGACCAAGTCGGAAACCGACGCCTTGCTGGCCATTGTCCGCAAGCTGTCGTCCGATGGGGTTGCCGTGGTCTTTGTCAGCCATAGGCTGGCCGAAGTGATCGACATTGCATCGCGGGTGACTGTGCTCAGGGATGGCAAACTGGTCGGTGTCTATTCCACCGACACTATGACACAGGCCAAGCTTGGTGAGTTGATGACCGGGCAGACGATCGAGCATTCTGTTGATGCCCGCACTCTGACCGATGCCGAGCCGGTGCTTGAAGTGTCCCATCTCAGCCGCATCGGTGAATTCGAGGATGTCTCGTTGACCATTCGGGCCGGTGAAGTAGTCGGTCTCACTGGTCTGATCGGTGCGGGGCGCACCGAGCTGGCCCATGTGCTGATGGGCATGACCCGATCCGATTCCGGTTCGATGGCCCTTGATGGCCAGACCTATCAACCCTCCTCCATCCGCGACGCAATTCGCATGGGCATGGCCTATGTCTCCGAGGATCGTCTGACACTGGGCTTGTTGCAAAAGCAATCCATCGCCGACAATACGGTGATCTCGGTGCTGCAAAAGTTGTTGATGAAAGTGCCGCTCATTTCCATGACCAAGAAGGAACAGCTGGTCAGCAGCTGGATCAAGGATCTCGGGGTCAAGATCGGCCATCAGGACGACCCGATTTCGTCCCTGTCCGGCGGCAACCAGCAGAAAGTGGTTCTTGCCAAGTGGCTGGCAACCGATCCGCGCTTGCTCATTCTCGATAGTCCCACGGTCGGCGTTGATGTCGGCGCTCGCGCAGGAATTTTCCGCATCGTGCGCAGGCTTGCCGAGAATGGCCTTGCCATTCTGCTCATCTCCGATGAGGTCACCGAGGTTATGTTCCATTCGGACCGGATTCTGCACATGGCCGATGGCCGCATCGTCGACGCGTATAATCCGCACGACATCACGGTGCCACAGCTGGAGGAGCGGATCTATGCATAG
- a CDS encoding substrate-binding domain-containing protein — MKNKLLGCIAGLALAVGLATSASAAEPTMGVVVKIGGIPWFNAMENGITKRAAEIGVNAEMIGPVSADPALQVQAIEDLIAKGVDVIGVVPNDEAALEPVLKKARDAGIIVISHEGPGLTNVDWNFELASAAGFGEAHAKLLAEKADGPGKYAVYVGSLTVPLHNAWADAAIAWMSKNHPELELVGERYGVAENVDDSRSTALDLIAANPDLKGFLAFGSQGPIGAGRAVEERRKTGKIHVLGPFSPGQGRKMVHKGTLLGGYMWNPAQAGEVFVTLGKMLVEGKEVKSGMDIPGLGVVEPMVEERDIITDNLLEVNKSTVDGLADMGL, encoded by the coding sequence ATGAAGAACAAACTGTTGGGCTGCATTGCCGGCCTTGCTCTGGCTGTCGGTCTTGCAACAAGTGCAAGTGCCGCAGAACCAACCATGGGTGTTGTTGTCAAGATTGGCGGCATTCCGTGGTTCAATGCCATGGAGAATGGCATCACCAAGCGTGCAGCCGAAATCGGCGTCAACGCAGAAATGATCGGTCCGGTTTCTGCCGACCCTGCTTTGCAGGTACAGGCCATCGAAGATCTGATCGCCAAGGGTGTTGACGTGATTGGCGTCGTACCAAACGACGAAGCCGCCCTGGAACCGGTGCTCAAGAAAGCGCGCGACGCTGGGATCATTGTCATTTCCCATGAAGGACCCGGTCTGACGAATGTGGACTGGAACTTTGAGCTGGCATCCGCCGCTGGCTTTGGCGAAGCCCATGCCAAGCTGTTGGCCGAGAAAGCCGATGGTCCGGGGAAATATGCTGTTTATGTTGGCTCCCTGACTGTGCCTCTGCACAATGCCTGGGCCGATGCCGCCATCGCATGGATGTCGAAAAACCATCCAGAGCTTGAACTGGTAGGCGAACGGTATGGCGTTGCAGAGAATGTTGACGACAGCCGCTCCACCGCACTCGATCTGATCGCAGCCAATCCCGACCTCAAAGGCTTCCTCGCTTTTGGCAGTCAGGGACCGATCGGCGCAGGGCGCGCTGTTGAAGAACGTCGCAAAACCGGAAAAATCCATGTGCTTGGTCCATTCTCTCCGGGGCAGGGCCGCAAGATGGTGCACAAAGGCACACTTTTGGGCGGTTACATGTGGAATCCGGCGCAAGCTGGCGAAGTCTTCGTAACCCTTGGCAAAATGCTGGTCGAGGGCAAAGAAGTGAAATCCGGCATGGACATCCCGGGTCTTGGCGTTGTCGAGCCAATGGTTGAAGAGCGTGACATCATCACCGACAACCTGCTCGAAGTGAACAAGAGCACCGTGGACGGTCTGGCCGATATGGGCCTCTGA
- a CDS encoding LacI family DNA-binding transcriptional regulator: protein MKRTPKSTIYDIAEKAEASPSTVSAALNGTWKNRRIRQETAERIIAIAREFGYSANLQARGLRTARSGLVALLMPDYNRFFSSLAESFSLRVRQNGLCPVIVSTDRDREEELSTVENLASYNIDALFVVGASNPEDISHYCQQAHISHVFIDQPCKLAPSVVTDHAAGARALTREILRSRVPLGALERDRPYFIGGDANLPATALRIEGFCRIVSERLGDCRKDQINACGYELDNAELEIKRLYERLGGLPSALFINSLTVFEGILRFLITIPEEEIRACSLGCFDYEPFGSLLRFPVHMIRQRHKELIDQAFQLLDEGSVPGTLIEVKPQLYRAMDAAPHRLDE from the coding sequence ATGAAACGCACGCCCAAAAGCACGATTTATGACATTGCCGAGAAGGCTGAAGCGTCGCCTTCCACAGTCAGCGCAGCCCTCAACGGCACCTGGAAAAACCGCAGAATCCGGCAGGAAACGGCCGAACGGATCATTGCGATTGCACGCGAATTTGGCTACTCGGCCAATCTGCAGGCCCGCGGCCTGCGCACGGCCCGTTCCGGTCTGGTGGCCTTGCTGATGCCCGACTACAATCGCTTCTTCTCCAGTCTGGCTGAGTCCTTCTCCCTGCGTGTGCGTCAAAATGGCCTATGCCCGGTGATCGTTTCCACAGACCGCGATCGCGAGGAAGAACTCTCGACAGTTGAAAATCTCGCCTCCTACAATATTGACGCGTTGTTTGTCGTCGGCGCATCCAATCCCGAAGATATCAGCCATTATTGCCAGCAGGCCCATATCAGCCACGTTTTCATTGACCAGCCCTGCAAGCTCGCGCCATCGGTGGTGACGGACCATGCGGCCGGTGCCCGTGCCCTGACCCGCGAAATTCTTCGTAGCCGGGTTCCGCTCGGCGCGTTGGAGCGGGACCGTCCCTATTTCATCGGTGGCGACGCCAATCTGCCAGCAACGGCGCTGCGCATCGAAGGTTTTTGCAGGATCGTCAGCGAGCGCCTTGGGGACTGTCGGAAGGATCAGATCAATGCCTGTGGCTATGAGCTGGACAATGCCGAGCTGGAAATCAAGCGGCTCTATGAGCGGCTGGGCGGCTTGCCGAGCGCTTTGTTCATCAACTCCCTGACCGTTTTTGAAGGCATCCTGCGCTTCCTGATCACGATCCCCGAAGAGGAAATCCGTGCCTGCTCCCTTGGCTGTTTTGACTATGAACCTTTTGGCAGCCTGTTGCGCTTTCCGGTTCACATGATCCGTCAGCGGCACAAAGAACTGATTGATCAGGCCTTTCAGCTGCTGGACGAGGGCTCCGTGCCGGGCACTCTGATCGAGGTCAAGCCGCAACTTTACAGAGCCATGGATGCGGCCCCGCATCGTCTGGACGAGTAA
- the fucK gene encoding L-fuculokinase — protein sequence MGEEAVLVLDCGSTNVRAIAVGQSGTVLARAAEKNVTIADPQHENWHYWPFEQLFDKLVTCARRVAQEVGPERIRAVTVTTFGADGTFLDAKGSLLHPVISWKCTRTLEAQEHVSNYIDPDRLMTLSGVGRFPFNTLNKFVWFRENHPDLLANAEHSLFMSSLFTHRLTGRLTNDATMVGTAQMTDLKAQDFSAEILDAVGARRSLFPETVFPGEVIGPLLPEMATALGVEAGIPVVSAGHDTQFAIFGAGASADQPVLSSGTWEILMARCATIDLPSADIFQDAFTCEWDVKRGHYTPGYQYVASAVVEWVARVMYPDLSGSEKYDIMIRDAMAAPEDCLGMTFHPDMLIGKGEMSNLSLDVDRGILFRAALNGLVKRLQTGLALLEQVGRFKASKLTLVGGGTRNQFWTQLKANALGIPIYVLDEPETTVLGASMFAMQGAGLHASAEAAREAYALQAHVTMPQ from the coding sequence ATGGGGGAAGAGGCTGTTCTGGTGCTGGATTGTGGCAGCACCAATGTGCGGGCCATTGCGGTGGGGCAAAGCGGCACGGTGCTGGCGCGGGCGGCGGAAAAGAATGTCACCATTGCCGATCCGCAGCATGAAAACTGGCATTACTGGCCGTTCGAGCAATTGTTCGACAAGTTGGTCACATGTGCCCGGCGGGTGGCCCAAGAGGTCGGGCCGGAGCGCATTCGGGCGGTCACAGTCACCACTTTTGGCGCAGATGGCACCTTTCTGGATGCCAAGGGAAGTTTGTTGCATCCGGTCATCAGTTGGAAATGCACCCGCACCCTTGAGGCACAGGAACATGTGTCAAACTACATTGATCCCGACCGCCTGATGACCCTGAGCGGGGTAGGGCGCTTCCCCTTCAACACCTTGAACAAATTTGTCTGGTTCCGCGAAAACCATCCCGATCTGCTCGCAAATGCCGAGCATTCCCTGTTCATGAGCTCGCTCTTCACCCATCGACTGACCGGACGATTGACCAACGATGCGACGATGGTCGGCACCGCTCAGATGACCGACCTGAAGGCGCAGGATTTCAGCGCCGAGATCCTTGATGCTGTCGGAGCACGACGCTCCCTGTTCCCCGAAACGGTCTTCCCTGGCGAGGTGATTGGTCCCCTGTTGCCAGAAATGGCGACCGCACTGGGAGTGGAGGCGGGGATACCGGTGGTTTCGGCCGGTCATGACACGCAATTCGCCATCTTTGGTGCCGGTGCCAGCGCTGATCAGCCGGTCCTGTCGTCCGGCACATGGGAAATCCTGATGGCCCGCTGTGCGACGATTGATCTGCCGTCCGCTGACATTTTTCAGGATGCCTTCACCTGCGAATGGGACGTCAAGCGCGGTCATTATACTCCGGGTTATCAATATGTGGCATCCGCCGTTGTCGAATGGGTGGCGCGGGTCATGTATCCCGATCTGTCCGGCAGCGAGAAATATGACATCATGATCCGCGATGCCATGGCCGCGCCAGAAGACTGTCTCGGCATGACCTTTCATCCTGACATGTTGATCGGCAAGGGGGAGATGTCCAACCTGTCCCTTGATGTGGATCGCGGCATTCTGTTCCGTGCGGCGCTCAATGGCCTTGTCAAACGCCTCCAGACCGGGCTTGCCCTGCTTGAGCAGGTGGGACGGTTCAAGGCGTCGAAGCTGACTCTGGTCGGTGGCGGCACCCGCAACCAGTTCTGGACGCAGCTCAAGGCCAACGCACTCGGCATCCCGATCTATGTGCTTGATGAGCCCGAAACCACGGTGCTTGGCGCTTCGATGTTCGCCATGCAGGGGGCGGGATTGCATGCCAGTGCGGAAGCGGCCCGAGAGGCTTATGCGTTGCAGGCCCATGTGACGATGCCGCAATAG
- a CDS encoding DeoR/GlpR family DNA-binding transcription regulator, producing MLPGRLKDIVNRVDHLGSISVADLSAQFGVAVETIRRDLRLLEEQGYLRRTHGGASSLLDSHDVLAFGSRQSLNSDAKEAMARHALPFIHEEQTLMLDPSSSCWYLARMLPDMPLTVITNSLRIVFDLVHKPNIRVIGVGGRYYEKYGAFLGTITVDHIHEFQADLCFHSCAGFMDESGAWDSNALNAGVKRAMRRSSRDHILLCDKSKEGRGGFMQIANAERIHCRINEDGVVGAMPQG from the coding sequence ATGCTGCCAGGCCGTTTGAAAGACATCGTCAATCGGGTGGATCACCTCGGATCAATCAGTGTGGCCGATTTGTCTGCACAGTTTGGTGTTGCGGTGGAAACCATTCGCCGTGACTTGCGCTTGTTGGAAGAGCAGGGCTATTTGCGCCGCACCCATGGTGGGGCCTCCTCTCTGCTTGACAGTCATGATGTGCTGGCCTTTGGCTCCCGGCAATCCCTCAATTCCGACGCCAAGGAGGCGATGGCCCGTCACGCGCTGCCTTTCATCCATGAAGAGCAGACCCTGATGCTCGATCCCAGCTCCAGCTGTTGGTATCTCGCACGTATGCTGCCTGACATGCCCCTGACGGTGATCACCAATTCCCTGCGCATTGTGTTTGATCTCGTCCACAAACCCAATATTCGGGTGATTGGTGTCGGTGGCCGATATTATGAGAAATATGGCGCCTTTCTGGGGACGATTACCGTCGACCACATCCATGAATTTCAGGCCGATCTGTGCTTTCATTCCTGCGCCGGTTTCATGGACGAGAGCGGCGCGTGGGATAGCAATGCTCTGAATGCCGGGGTCAAGCGGGCCATGCGGCGCAGCAGCCGTGACCATATATTGCTCTGCGACAAGAGCAAGGAAGGGCGCGGCGGTTTCATGCAGATCGCGAATGCAGAACGGATCCACTGCCGGATCAATGAAGACGGTGTCGTCGGTGCCATGCCACAAGGGTAA
- a CDS encoding L-fuculose-phosphate aldolase — protein MSDTTEIRQSIIDACLEMNASGLNQGTAGNISIRVEDGMLITPSGIAYNQMTPDDIVHVRADGSYGNNQVPSSEWRFHLACLEARSDANAVVHNHAHHSTCVGILNRPIPAIHYMVAAGGGYDIPVIDYATYGTPELATLVREGIAQRKAILMRHHGMIATGATLAQAMWLAVEVETLARMYLEVLQITDTPPCLPDAEIDVVLKKFESYGLREKN, from the coding sequence ATGTCTGACACGACAGAAATCCGTCAGAGCATCATTGATGCCTGCCTTGAAATGAATGCCAGTGGTCTCAATCAGGGGACAGCCGGCAATATTAGTATTCGCGTCGAGGATGGCATGCTGATCACTCCGTCGGGCATTGCCTACAACCAGATGACGCCGGACGATATCGTCCATGTGCGCGCCGACGGGTCCTATGGCAACAATCAGGTCCCGTCCAGCGAATGGCGCTTCCATCTGGCCTGTCTTGAAGCCCGCTCCGACGCCAATGCCGTGGTGCATAACCACGCGCATCATTCGACCTGCGTGGGGATCCTCAACCGCCCCATCCCGGCCATTCACTATATGGTGGCAGCCGGGGGCGGCTATGACATTCCGGTGATCGATTATGCCACCTATGGCACCCCTGAACTGGCGACATTGGTGCGCGAGGGAATTGCCCAGCGCAAAGCCATTCTGATGCGCCATCACGGCATGATCGCCACGGGGGCGACGCTGGCTCAGGCCATGTGGCTGGCAGTGGAAGTGGAAACCCTTGCACGGATGTATCTTGAAGTTCTGCAGATCACCGATACGCCTCCTTGTCTGCCGGATGCGGAAATCGATGTGGTGCTGAAAAAATTCGAGAGCTACGGCCTGCGCGAGAAGAACTGA